A portion of the Clostridium gelidum genome contains these proteins:
- a CDS encoding protein kinase family protein: protein MRYILDIKECKLLGKGDEGSVYLTPEGFALKIFSDKKNAKDETEILEKAKDSRFFPNVIFLADNMMLREYVSGENLYEFINNNRLSYNLSIEIIEFIEDFKRLKFKRINIRNAHIFVNENEKIQIIDPRKTYIKETPYPKEIISILVKLNLFDDFLKNLINYKPELLKYWIDGYEYFKKMSKKTIRINMYAC, encoded by the coding sequence ATGAGATACATTTTAGATATAAAAGAATGTAAACTATTGGGCAAAGGTGATGAAGGTAGCGTATACCTAACACCTGAAGGTTTTGCTTTAAAAATATTTTCTGATAAAAAAAACGCTAAAGATGAAACTGAAATTTTAGAAAAAGCTAAAGATAGTAGGTTCTTTCCAAATGTTATTTTTCTAGCGGATAATATGATGCTTAGAGAATATGTCTCTGGTGAAAATTTATATGAGTTTATAAATAATAATAGACTCTCTTATAATTTATCAATAGAAATTATTGAGTTTATTGAAGACTTTAAAAGGTTAAAATTTAAACGAATCAATATAAGAAATGCTCATATCTTTGTTAATGAAAATGAAAAAATACAAATTATTGACCCTCGAAAAACTTACATTAAAGAAACACCTTATCCTAAAGAGATTATTAGCATTCTTGTTAAATTAAATTTATTTGATGATTTTTTAAAAAATCTTATAAACTACAAACCAGAATTACTTAAATATTGGATTGATGGATACGAGTATTTTAAAAAGATGTCAAAAAAAACAATACGTATAAATATGTACGCATGTTAA
- a CDS encoding 5-methyltetrahydropteroyltriglutamate--homocysteine S-methyltransferase, translating into MIEFENARKREVTPFRYDIVGSFLRPTALKEERAKFAKGIISKEELKKVEDIEITKLIEKQKRVGLKVITDGEFRRSWWHLDFMWGLNGVEKVEIDNGYKFNGLETRAETARLSGKITGENHPFVEHFKFINQFAQERIVARQTIPAPAQFLAELQRAENKEDTNKFYNNINELINDIAKAYETVIKDLYDAGCRSLQLDDCTWGMFCDKKYWEARQDAGVDLKELAELYVKVNNMAISKHPDDMIVTTHVCRGNYHSTFAASGGYEPIAEILFAKENVDGFYLEFDTDRAGDFSPLRFVGAGKQVVLGLISSKIGELEDKTAIINRIKEATKYVDINNICISPQCGFASTEEGNILTEDEQWNKILFLKEIADEIWE; encoded by the coding sequence ATGATAGAATTTGAAAATGCAAGGAAAAGAGAAGTAACACCATTTAGATATGATATTGTTGGAAGTTTTCTTCGTCCAACAGCATTAAAAGAAGAAAGAGCAAAATTTGCAAAAGGAATAATTTCTAAAGAAGAATTGAAAAAAGTTGAAGATATTGAAATTACAAAACTAATTGAAAAGCAAAAAAGAGTTGGATTAAAAGTAATAACAGATGGAGAGTTCCGTCGTTCTTGGTGGCACCTTGATTTTATGTGGGGATTAAATGGTGTTGAAAAAGTAGAAATAGATAATGGATATAAGTTTAATGGCTTAGAGACAAGAGCAGAAACTGCAAGATTGTCAGGTAAAATCACTGGTGAAAATCATCCTTTTGTTGAGCATTTTAAATTTATTAACCAATTTGCACAGGAGAGAATTGTAGCAAGACAAACAATTCCTGCACCAGCTCAATTTTTAGCAGAATTACAACGTGCAGAAAATAAAGAAGATACTAATAAATTTTATAATAACATTAATGAGTTAATAAATGACATTGCAAAAGCTTATGAAACAGTAATAAAAGATTTATATGATGCTGGTTGCAGAAGTTTACAACTTGATGATTGTACATGGGGAATGTTCTGTGATAAAAAATACTGGGAAGCCCGTCAAGATGCTGGAGTTGATTTAAAAGAACTTGCAGAACTTTATGTAAAAGTTAATAATATGGCAATTTCAAAGCATCCAGATGATATGATTGTTACAACTCATGTCTGCAGGGGAAATTATCATTCAACTTTTGCAGCTTCTGGTGGATATGAGCCGATTGCAGAAATTCTATTTGCAAAAGAAAATGTAGATGGATTCTATCTTGAATTTGATACAGATAGGGCAGGTGATTTTTCACCACTTCGCTTCGTAGGTGCTGGAAAACAAGTTGTTTTAGGACTTATATCTTCAAAAATTGGAGAATTAGAAGATAAGACTGCTATAATTAATAGAATTAAAGAAGCTACTAAATATGTTGATATTAACAATATCTGCATTAGTCCACAATGTGGATTTGCATCTACTGAAGAAGGGAATATTCTTACAGAAGATGAGCAGTGGAATAAAATTCTTTTCCTTAAAGAAATTGCAGATGAAATTTGGGAATAA
- a CDS encoding LysR family transcriptional regulator, with product MTLQQLKYAVEIARCGSITKAAGHLFISQPSLSTAIMELENEIGITIFNRTNKGIKVSTHGAEFLGYAKQVIEQAELLESRYSNKKSVKQNFSVSTQHYAFAVSAFVNLIKEYNLDEYEFTLRETKTYEIIEDVKNLRSEIGIIYLNEFNSKVLNKFLRENNLVFTELFKANPHIFISSENPLANKKYVTLKELEPYPYLSFEQGEYNSFYFSEEIQSTITHKKSITVSDRATLFNLLIGLNGYTISTGVISHDLNGNNIISVPLQLKEKITVGYIIHENISLSKIALDYVELLKETLIGELNQA from the coding sequence ATGACTCTGCAACAATTAAAATATGCAGTTGAAATTGCTAGATGTGGATCTATCACAAAAGCAGCGGGACATCTTTTTATTAGTCAGCCAAGTCTTTCTACTGCAATTATGGAACTTGAAAATGAAATTGGAATTACTATTTTTAATAGAACTAATAAAGGCATTAAAGTTTCTACTCACGGTGCTGAATTTTTAGGTTATGCAAAGCAAGTAATTGAACAAGCTGAATTACTTGAAAGTCGCTATTCTAATAAAAAATCAGTAAAACAAAATTTTTCTGTATCTACTCAGCATTATGCTTTTGCAGTTAGTGCTTTTGTAAATCTTATAAAAGAATATAATTTGGATGAATATGAATTTACTTTGCGTGAAACAAAAACCTATGAAATTATAGAAGATGTGAAAAATCTTCGGAGTGAAATAGGAATTATTTATTTAAATGAATTTAATTCTAAAGTTCTTAATAAATTTTTAAGAGAAAATAATTTGGTTTTTACAGAATTATTCAAGGCAAATCCTCATATTTTTATTAGTTCTGAAAATCCACTTGCAAATAAAAAATATGTTACATTAAAAGAATTAGAGCCGTATCCATATCTTTCTTTTGAACAAGGTGAATATAATTCTTTTTATTTTTCAGAAGAAATTCAAAGCACTATTACACATAAAAAAAGTATTACGGTAAGTGATAGAGCAACATTATTTAATTTACTTATAGGATTAAATGGTTATACAATTTCAACTGGAGTTATAAGTCACGATTTAAATGGAAATAACATAATTTCTGTTCCTTTACAATTGAAAGAAAAAATTACTGTTGGATATATTATTCATGAAAATATATCTTTAAGTAAAATAGCTTTAGATTACGTTGAATTATTAAAAGAAACATTAATAGGAGAATTGAATCAGGCATAG
- a CDS encoding ATP-binding cassette domain-containing protein, which translates to MSLLEYLKKSGKTIIIVIHDLQLATHYCDELYLLKNGQNVVNGSSSKVLTEENVKKVFEVSGNVVLNEKGKPEFKLNI; encoded by the coding sequence TTGTCTTTATTAGAGTATCTAAAGAAAAGTGGAAAGACAATAATTATAGTTATTCATGATCTTCAGCTTGCAACACACTATTGTGATGAATTATATTTATTAAAAAACGGGCAAAATGTTGTAAATGGAAGTTCAAGCAAAGTATTAACTGAGGAGAATGTTAAAAAAGTATTTGAAGTTAGTGGTAATGTAGTTTTAAATGAAAAAGGAAAACCAGAATTTAAACTTAATATATAG
- a CDS encoding ribonucleotide-diphosphate reductase subunit beta codes for MIKKMIFNENGKRGTESMINGNTTNLREWNRIKYVWASDFYRTMLNNFWIPEEISLNEDIKQFPNLTDGERNAFDKIISFLNFLDSVQSENLPNISRYITAAEVSSLINIQTFQEEIHAQSYSYILDTVTNPITRDKIYDEWRTDEKLLKRNKFIAGIYEEFNQKPELHNFLRVIMANYILEGIYFYSGFSFFYTLARQGKMTATSTIFKYINRDEITHLVLFQNIIKELKKENTDIFTNVLEEELRDMMKTGVEHEIEWGQYVTNNEVLGLNDELIEKYIKHISNNRLIAIGLEPLYPEVTDHPMEWIDNFSKLNNTKTDFFEAKVTNYTKAAAFDFDDLD; via the coding sequence ATGATCAAAAAAATGATTTTTAACGAAAATGGTAAGCGTGGAACAGAATCAATGATAAATGGGAATACTACAAATTTAAGAGAATGGAATAGAATAAAATACGTCTGGGCAAGTGACTTTTATAGAACTATGCTAAATAATTTCTGGATACCAGAAGAAATATCCCTTAATGAAGATATAAAACAGTTTCCTAATTTAACGGATGGAGAGAGAAATGCTTTTGATAAGATTATTTCATTTTTAAATTTTCTTGATTCTGTGCAGAGTGAAAATTTACCTAATATATCTAGATACATAACTGCTGCAGAAGTATCGTCGCTTATAAATATTCAAACTTTTCAAGAAGAAATCCATGCACAAAGTTATTCATATATACTTGATACAGTAACAAATCCAATTACTAGAGACAAAATATATGATGAATGGAGAACGGATGAAAAGCTTCTTAAAAGGAATAAATTTATAGCGGGAATATATGAAGAATTTAATCAAAAACCTGAATTACATAACTTTTTAAGAGTTATAATGGCAAATTATATATTGGAAGGAATATATTTTTATTCAGGTTTTAGCTTTTTCTACACTTTAGCAAGACAAGGTAAAATGACTGCAACTAGTACAATTTTCAAATATATAAATAGGGATGAAATTACTCATCTAGTGCTTTTTCAAAATATCATAAAAGAACTTAAGAAAGAGAACACAGACATTTTTACAAACGTCTTAGAAGAAGAGCTTCGAGATATGATGAAAACAGGTGTAGAACATGAAATAGAGTGGGGACAGTATGTTACTAACAATGAAGTTTTAGGGCTAAATGATGAACTGATAGAAAAATATATTAAGCATATTTCAAATAATAGGCTTATAGCAATTGGATTAGAGCCGCTATATCCTGAAGTTACAGATCATCCAATGGAATGGATTGATAATTTCTCTAAGTTAAATAATACTAAAACTGATTTCTTTGAAGCAAAAGTGACTAATTATACAAAAGCTGCAGCCTTTGATTTTGATGATCTTGATTAA
- a CDS encoding ribonucleoside-diphosphate reductase subunit alpha encodes MDIKIRKRNGKYEPLKVEKTKKMVKLACEGIEGCDPIELELDSRIQFRDGMTTKEIQRTLIQTAIEKVIQSSNVGNGNTINKTNSNWQYVAARLLSYDLYKEAQINRDYSNFGYGDYYELVKKMIGMNLYGTYLIENYSDNEIKELGKYIVPERDELFNYEGLKLLNDRYLIKGFSGEIFELPQERFMTIAMHLAIPEGDKKVFYAKKFYDILSKLKVTVATPTLGNAGTPLYQLSSCFISVVGDNLWSIYDVNHKFAQVSKHGGALGIYAGKIRALNSEIRGHKNASGGVIPWVRLYNDTAVAVDQLGKRKGGATVTLDIWHKDIFEFLDIRTNNGDDRRKAHDIFPAVSIPDLFMERLEKRENWSLFDPYTIKKLMGYYIEDCFDDVDNEEFTKKYLECEQNSLIPRESVPALDIMKKIMKSAVETGTPFIFFRDTVNRANPNKHAGMIYASNLCHEIAQNMSESELIEEEIINKNGFVEVIQRVKPGDMVTCNLNSVNLGKVKIDELKECIPLQIRMLDNVITLNKLPVQEARITSDKYRAIGLGTSGYHHFLASNKIKWESDEHLKVADELFEEVAYNAIKASMEIAKEKGSYPAFKGSEWETGKYFERRGYNSDRWKKLQEDIKKYGMRNGYITAIAPTGSTSNIANTTAGIDPVFKKFFVEEKKGSFTPKTAPDLNDENFWYYKEAHTIDQQWSIKACAVRQRHIDQAQSFNLYITPEVKAKDILNMYVEAWKQGVKTIYYVRNISLEMDECTSCSS; translated from the coding sequence ATGGATATTAAAATAAGAAAGCGAAATGGAAAGTACGAGCCTCTTAAGGTGGAAAAAACTAAAAAGATGGTTAAGCTGGCCTGTGAAGGTATAGAAGGCTGTGATCCTATTGAATTAGAATTAGATTCAAGAATACAATTTAGAGATGGAATGACTACAAAGGAAATTCAAAGAACTCTTATTCAAACTGCTATTGAAAAGGTTATTCAAAGTAGTAATGTTGGCAATGGAAATACCATAAATAAAACTAATAGTAACTGGCAGTATGTGGCGGCAAGGCTTTTATCCTATGATTTATATAAAGAAGCGCAAATTAACAGAGACTATAGTAACTTTGGGTATGGGGATTATTATGAACTTGTTAAAAAAATGATAGGGATGAACCTGTATGGCACATATCTTATAGAAAATTATTCTGATAATGAAATAAAAGAATTAGGAAAATATATTGTTCCTGAAAGAGATGAATTATTTAATTATGAAGGATTAAAGTTATTAAATGATAGATACTTAATTAAAGGGTTTAGCGGAGAGATATTTGAACTTCCTCAAGAACGTTTTATGACTATAGCTATGCATTTAGCAATACCTGAGGGAGATAAAAAAGTTTTTTATGCAAAAAAGTTTTATGATATCTTAAGTAAACTAAAAGTTACAGTAGCTACGCCTACTTTAGGTAATGCAGGTACACCTTTATATCAGTTAAGTAGCTGCTTTATATCTGTTGTTGGTGATAATTTATGGTCAATTTATGATGTGAATCATAAGTTTGCACAAGTTTCAAAACATGGTGGAGCATTAGGTATTTACGCTGGTAAAATAAGAGCTTTAAATAGTGAAATAAGAGGGCATAAAAATGCATCTGGTGGTGTTATTCCATGGGTAAGACTATATAATGATACAGCAGTTGCAGTAGATCAATTAGGTAAAAGAAAAGGTGGAGCAACTGTAACGCTTGATATATGGCACAAAGACATTTTTGAGTTTCTTGATATTAGAACTAATAATGGCGATGATAGAAGAAAAGCTCATGATATTTTTCCTGCGGTAAGTATTCCAGATTTATTTATGGAAAGATTAGAAAAAAGAGAAAACTGGTCTCTTTTTGACCCTTATACAATTAAAAAGCTAATGGGATATTATATAGAAGATTGTTTTGATGATGTAGATAATGAAGAATTTACTAAGAAATATTTAGAATGTGAACAAAATAGCCTAATTCCAAGGGAGAGTGTGCCAGCACTTGATATTATGAAAAAAATAATGAAAAGTGCAGTAGAAACTGGGACTCCATTTATTTTCTTTAGAGATACTGTAAATAGAGCAAATCCTAATAAGCATGCAGGGATGATATACGCATCAAATCTGTGCCATGAGATAGCCCAAAATATGAGTGAAAGTGAGCTCATTGAAGAAGAAATAATCAATAAAAATGGGTTTGTAGAAGTTATTCAAAGGGTTAAGCCTGGTGATATGGTAACTTGTAATCTTAATTCAGTAAACTTAGGTAAAGTGAAAATAGATGAATTAAAGGAATGTATTCCTCTTCAAATAAGAATGTTAGATAATGTTATAACATTAAATAAACTTCCGGTACAAGAGGCTAGAATCACAAGTGACAAGTATAGAGCAATTGGACTAGGAACAAGTGGATATCATCACTTTCTTGCTAGTAATAAAATAAAATGGGAAAGTGATGAACATCTAAAAGTAGCAGATGAGCTTTTTGAAGAAGTTGCTTATAATGCAATAAAGGCTTCAATGGAAATTGCAAAGGAAAAAGGAAGTTATCCTGCATTTAAGGGCTCAGAATGGGAGACAGGAAAGTATTTTGAAAGAAGAGGTTACAATTCTGATAGATGGAAAAAGCTTCAGGAGGATATTAAAAAATATGGCATGAGAAATGGATATATAACTGCTATAGCACCTACAGGAAGTACTTCAAATATAGCAAATACCACTGCAGGAATAGACCCTGTGTTTAAAAAGTTTTTTGTTGAAGAAAAGAAGGGAAGTTTTACACCAAAAACAGCACCAGATTTAAATGATGAAAATTTTTGGTATTATAAAGAAGCACATACTATTGATCAACAGTGGAGTATTAAAGCCTGTGCTGTTAGACAAAGACATATAGATCAAGCTCAATCATTTAACTTATATATAACTCCAGAAGTAAAAGCTAAGGATATTTTAAATATGTATGTGGAAGCTTGGAAGCAGGGTGTTAAAACTATCTATTATGTAAGAAATATATCTTTAGAAATGGATGAATGTACAAGCTGTTCAAGCTAG
- a CDS encoding energy-coupling factor ABC transporter substrate-binding protein has product MTKTKKTVVSLLIIAALIGIIPLFALKGAQFGGSDDAGSKVVTQITGTEYKPWFTPVMETWIGGELPGEIESLLFCVQTGIGVGVIAFFMGRFVERNKIENQKNKIK; this is encoded by the coding sequence ATGACAAAGACGAAAAAAACAGTCGTAAGTTTATTAATTATTGCTGCATTGATTGGCATTATTCCATTATTCGCATTAAAGGGTGCCCAGTTCGGTGGTTCTGATGATGCTGGAAGCAAAGTTGTTACCCAAATTACAGGTACTGAGTATAAACCTTGGTTTACACCTGTTATGGAAACTTGGATTGGTGGAGAATTACCTGGCGAGATAGAGAGCTTACTTTTCTGTGTACAAACAGGTATTGGAGTTGGTGTTATTGCTTTCTTCATGGGAAGATTTGTAGAGAGAAATAAAATAGAAAATCAGAAGAACAAAATAAAATAA
- a CDS encoding energy-coupling factor ABC transporter permease has product MNQKEKRIVALCAAFALVFGVAPAANAMHIMEGYLPPKFCIMWGVICIPFVVVGYLSIKRTLSKHHRAITILAMAGAFVFVLSSLKIPSVTGSCSHMTGTGLGAILFGPSAVSILGIIVLIFQAILLAHGGITTLGANTFSMAIAGPFVSYGIYKLCKMLKVNKHVGIFLAASIGDLFTYCITSGQLALAYPSENGGALASAVKFLAVFAPTQIPLAIIEGILTVVIIIGLETYAKSELTDLGFMNGGEN; this is encoded by the coding sequence ATGAATCAAAAAGAAAAGAGAATTGTCGCACTTTGCGCAGCCTTTGCTTTAGTTTTCGGAGTAGCTCCGGCGGCAAACGCAATGCACATTATGGAAGGTTATCTTCCACCAAAATTCTGCATTATGTGGGGTGTTATATGCATTCCATTCGTAGTAGTAGGTTACTTATCAATTAAGAGAACGTTGTCCAAGCACCATAGAGCTATCACTATTCTTGCCATGGCAGGCGCATTTGTTTTCGTACTTTCATCTTTAAAGATTCCGTCAGTAACAGGAAGTTGCTCACATATGACTGGTACTGGACTTGGTGCAATATTATTTGGACCAAGCGCTGTCAGCATCCTAGGCATTATTGTACTGATTTTTCAAGCAATATTGCTTGCTCATGGGGGAATTACAACTCTTGGTGCTAATACGTTTTCTATGGCTATTGCAGGTCCCTTCGTTTCTTATGGAATTTATAAATTATGTAAGATGCTAAAAGTTAATAAACATGTAGGTATTTTCTTGGCAGCATCAATAGGTGATCTATTCACTTATTGTATAACTAGTGGTCAGCTTGCACTTGCATATCCGTCTGAGAATGGTGGTGCCCTTGCATCTGCAGTAAAGTTCCTTGCAGTATTTGCACCGACACAAATTCCACTAGCAATTATCGAAGGTATTCTAACTGTTGTCATCATTATTGGCCTTGAAACATATGCAAAATCTGAACTAACAGATCTTGGATTTATGAATGGAGGCGAAAATTGA
- a CDS encoding energy-coupling factor ABC transporter ATP-binding protein, with protein sequence MGNLILKVEDLYYIYGNGKPALEGVNVDIYEGEKIAVLGSNGSGKSTFFLNVDGVLTPQQGKISYRGTVISKKNLNELRKNIGIVFQDADNQIIASTVRAEVAFGPMNLKLPKEEVLKRVDEALSYMNISDFKDRPPHYLSGGEKKRVTIADIIAMKSEIIIFDEPTAALDPLNAHMLEEVLLKLGAEGKTMLISTHDVDFAYRWAERVIVFCMGKIIADGAPLEIFQNTEILKQANLRQPTLLEVYESLVEKHLLKDTKDYPKSTQEFKKMLE encoded by the coding sequence ATGGGAAATTTAATATTAAAAGTCGAAGATCTTTACTACATATACGGAAATGGAAAGCCTGCATTGGAAGGCGTAAACGTGGATATCTATGAAGGTGAGAAAATCGCTGTTCTTGGTTCCAACGGCTCTGGAAAATCCACATTTTTCTTGAACGTGGATGGTGTACTTACACCGCAGCAAGGGAAAATCAGTTATCGTGGTACAGTTATAAGTAAAAAGAATTTAAACGAGCTTAGAAAAAATATTGGAATTGTATTTCAGGATGCAGACAATCAAATCATTGCATCTACAGTTAGGGCAGAAGTTGCATTCGGACCTATGAATTTAAAGCTTCCAAAAGAGGAAGTACTAAAACGGGTTGATGAAGCACTATCATACATGAACATATCTGATTTCAAGGATCGTCCTCCTCATTATTTGAGCGGTGGTGAGAAAAAGCGCGTAACTATTGCTGATATCATTGCTATGAAATCGGAAATTATAATTTTTGATGAACCGACAGCAGCACTAGATCCTTTAAATGCACATATGCTAGAAGAAGTTTTACTCAAGCTTGGAGCAGAGGGAAAGACCATGCTTATTTCTACTCATGATGTAGATTTTGCATATAGATGGGCTGAAAGAGTTATTGTTTTCTGCATGGGGAAAATTATCGCAGACGGAGCGCCTCTAGAAATTTTTCAAAACACTGAAATTTTAAAACAGGCAAATTTGAGACAACCAACCTTACTAGAAGTCTATGAATCCCTTGTAGAAAAACATCTGTTAAAAGATACAAAAGACTATCCGAAAAGTACACAGGAATTCAAGAAAATGCTTGAATAA
- the cbiQ gene encoding cobalt ECF transporter T component CbiQ — protein sequence MEKIIIVCAMFLMAVFFFKWKHKDGHTNGDGTNHHYHKIGHKHGEGISIDFYAYASKIRHWNATFKVSLSVLTLILCIVLDNPHVSVAVIIAMAYLTVMKGEFSVMEYLSILAIPIVFILLGTFTIAIDFSRKPMGQYNLYLGFCYVFTSHAKLKTVVFLILKVFAAISALQMMTLSTPSSEIIYVLRKAHVPKLIVELMSLIYRYIFILMDVYAKMKNSAESRLGYCDFKTSCYTFGGIASNMLVISLKKANAYYDAMEARCYDGDLIFLEEDKNVETKQIVIAAAFIIFLIMLWAFTR from the coding sequence ATGGAAAAAATTATTATTGTATGTGCTATGTTTCTGATGGCAGTCTTTTTCTTCAAATGGAAACATAAAGATGGGCACACCAATGGGGATGGAACAAATCATCATTACCATAAAATCGGACATAAACACGGTGAAGGGATTTCCATTGATTTTTATGCTTATGCTTCTAAAATTAGACATTGGAATGCTACTTTTAAAGTATCTTTATCTGTTTTGACTCTGATTCTTTGCATTGTATTGGACAATCCCCATGTATCTGTTGCAGTCATTATTGCAATGGCATATTTGACCGTTATGAAAGGAGAATTTTCAGTAATGGAATACTTGTCGATACTTGCGATTCCAATCGTCTTTATCCTGCTTGGCACTTTTACCATTGCCATTGATTTTTCAAGGAAGCCCATGGGGCAGTATAATCTGTATCTTGGTTTCTGCTATGTGTTTACGTCTCATGCAAAGCTTAAGACCGTGGTATTTTTGATTTTGAAGGTTTTTGCAGCTATCAGTGCTCTACAGATGATGACACTGTCGACTCCATCCTCTGAGATTATCTATGTGCTTCGAAAGGCACATGTGCCAAAGCTTATTGTAGAACTCATGAGTCTTATTTACCGTTATATTTTCATTTTGATGGATGTTTATGCTAAAATGAAAAACTCCGCAGAATCACGATTAGGCTACTGTGATTTTAAAACTTCCTGCTATACATTTGGAGGCATTGCAAGCAATATGTTAGTTATTTCATTAAAAAAGGCAAATGCTTATTATGATGCCATGGAAGCCAGATGTTATGATGGAGATCTTATATTTTTGGAAGAAGATAAAAATGTAGAGACAAAACAAATTGTCATCGCAGCAGCATTCATAATTTTTTTAATTATGCTCTGGGCCTTTACAAGATAG
- the trxA gene encoding thioredoxin, giving the protein MVKVLTSNDFIDNVENTKGVVVVDFSATWCGPCKMLGPVFEGVSNKLGDKAKFFKVDIDESGNIAQKYRISAVPTMIIFKDGVPVENLAGFMPEQNITNKVNAHL; this is encoded by the coding sequence ATGGTTAAAGTATTAACTAGTAATGATTTTATTGACAATGTTGAAAATACTAAAGGGGTAGTAGTTGTTGATTTCTCTGCAACTTGGTGTGGACCATGTAAGATGTTAGGTCCAGTATTTGAGGGAGTTAGTAATAAATTGGGAGACAAGGCTAAATTCTTTAAGGTAGACATAGATGAAAGTGGAAATATAGCTCAAAAATATAGAATATCTGCAGTTCCAACTATGATTATATTTAAGGATGGAGTTCCTGTAGAAAATTTAGCAGGATTTATGCCAGAACAAAATATAACAAATAAGGTAAATGCACATTTATAA
- a CDS encoding DUF5316 domain-containing protein translates to MLKLPFLIGLVIAIVANLIGFLLNDYNITLKITGFVVGGSFIISGILNGTFISGDRYKANLIGETKDDRDKKMKIIKYVLFISIPNIIIFIIIFALKIKKYVYI, encoded by the coding sequence ATGTTGAAGTTGCCATTTTTAATTGGATTAGTTATTGCAATAGTAGCAAATTTAATAGGGTTTCTATTAAATGATTATAATATAACACTTAAAATAACTGGATTTGTTGTAGGTGGTTCTTTTATTATATCTGGTATATTAAATGGTACATTTATTAGCGGTGATAGATATAAGGCTAACCTTATAGGTGAAACAAAAGATGATAGAGATAAAAAGATGAAAATCATAAAATATGTGTTATTTATATCAATACCAAATATTATTATTTTTATAATAATATTTGCATTAAAAATTAAAAAATATGTATATATATAA
- a CDS encoding 3D domain-containing protein — protein sequence MSKSYQWRKVIKKSVVFVMALSIYLSGDIVFSNNVAKAATSNKELICSTTAYTSGIQGKTASGRKVERNPNGISTVSVDPSVFPFGTIFYIEGYGYAIASDTGSAINGNELDLYFDSSNECNDWGRKSVKVTVLGDSTNS from the coding sequence ATGTCAAAAAGTTACCAATGGAGAAAAGTTATAAAAAAATCAGTTGTTTTTGTAATGGCTTTAAGCATTTATTTAAGTGGAGATATTGTTTTTTCAAATAATGTGGCTAAAGCAGCAACATCAAATAAAGAACTGATTTGTTCAACAACAGCGTATACATCAGGAATTCAAGGTAAAACAGCAAGTGGAAGAAAAGTAGAAAGAAATCCAAATGGGATAAGCACAGTTTCAGTTGATCCAAGTGTATTTCCTTTCGGAACAATCTTTTATATTGAAGGCTATGGATATGCAATAGCTTCAGATACTGGCAGTGCAATAAATGGAAATGAACTTGACTTATACTTTGATAGTTCTAATGAGTGTAATGATTGGGGTAGAAAATCTGTTAAAGTCACAGTACTAGGGGATTCTACAAACTCATAA